In Cololabis saira isolate AMF1-May2022 chromosome 10, fColSai1.1, whole genome shotgun sequence, a single window of DNA contains:
- the si:ch211-14a17.10 gene encoding golgin subfamily A member 4 isoform X1 has protein sequence MAGAPGFIWVPLLLACTFHASDNRHVVTQEFVSDVGNPELSQFPITLPDGTDLNITSIKIKLCSGMAEQISSLNAQLQETGVRNSLLGDEALWLKREVAQLKQRLDFCNSAAYSVAGSYQAQLQIKMNQLLEVYDGEAFQILKLMALTREVSALQKMVERGPSSTETRTEFRILQRNLQEKTAELNAKTQELKRNQPNSALILQIISLQSQIWDLQQAGSRQETALQTERKIQDLQEQLDSKIRELQGKGDTITTVLEVISVRSKITIVQKTIRYYTEKSRTNAAEIERQWRKTIELLKQKILQLNDDENNKELTKEILELQGEVMRLTGLRMTAQETLEIKLKEVREDLEVTKKREQFLQKQLQDADYALAQQIMKIIMIMEELREQSQLTSTGQTRDVLTQLQAYKQDYAKAQTEITDLQQKLRQLQEACSGPEGKYNSVKVELEQKIAELNQTEDSSAALILSLINLHGELKALKKQISTTDDADMISKLQKQLQEKQKHLDSKAADISRLTASPQLILKIIELQNDIRDLHNNDSNDNAEEISELQNRVNGLLTELDDRSPDSTKLIIQILTLQSQVEYLRRQLSKSEVAPNTSVTELKNELASKEKELQQHVSELKEKNQTNANLILSITDLEHQLRKIEREKQTEDKAASATISKLRKELSLKEKEHDRDQALIKALQNSVNETEVQCSAHEQKITALQNELDTKLEELKSKSDTVTSLALQVSTLSGQLAELKQQLQDSPPKSKLEELQRIIDEKSRELDTKKDALKERSSQAQRLLQIILLQVEIAKLGNEAVNDTDFANIAALQDHLTYLIDGIKDSKNETTKLTFQILSQQDEIFRLKKQQDSQLKEQAKRIKDLEDEQEYIRSQIQEKTRLLNMRDVRIANLSADIMELHKKIQPLTDEVSDLKETYDGNLAELQERLNLTKSQLQDCELQLQHADAKNFKLTMTITNLRMELKKAKKEASRNPKKNIADLEQQLETQKSQNRNLESTNKGLEQQVRELDMCCTVNNQCEDVQKKLQQSQEDADSLLLQLQEKDAALKKSQQDFERLGRDKAKLQENYNNLLKKQGDVDDRMIFPSSITLDPDTAHPRLVLGEGNTAVSTTNNVQNVQDLPGRYDVSLAVLGTTGYSSGRHYWEVSVAGKICYHLGMTSESARRKGSLSFKPANGFWTIVLDKQGQLKAIDRKAVVLASQTQPLSLGVLLDYSKGSISFYDAGDRTHMYTFSGQTFTDKMYPFINYCVEDVQNPSPIVLVPPGSTDWIQ, from the exons ATGGCTGGGGCTCCTGGTTTCATTTGGGTCCCCCTCCTGCTCGCCTGCACCTTTCATGCATCGGACAACAGGCACG TTGTTACCCAGGAATTTGTCAGTGATGTTGGAAACCCCGAgctttcccagttccca ATAACCTTACCAGATGGAACTGACCTCAATATAACG tcaattaaaataaaactttgctctg GAATGGCAGAACAAATATCATCTCTGAATGCGCAGCTTCAGGAAACAGGTGTTCGTAACAGTCTTCTCG GTGACGAGGCTCTCTGGCTGAAGAGAGAGGTCGCTCAGCTGAAGCAGAGACTTGACTTCTGCAACTCTGCAGCATACTCCGTTGCCGGCT cTTATCAGGCCCAGCTGCAGATCAAAATGaaccagctgctggaggtgtaTGACGGCGAAGCATTCCAGA TACTGAAATTAATGGCGCTCACTAGAGAGGTCAGCGCTTTACAGAAGATGGTTGAACGCGGGCCTAGTTCTACTGAAACTCGTACTGAATTCAGAA TTCTGCAGAGAAATCTGCAAGAGAAGACCGCTGAACTGAATGCAAAGACACAGGAATTGAAGAGGAACCAGCCCAACTCAGCTCTCA TTTTACAGATAATCTCCCTACAAAGTCAGATCTGGGACTTACAGCAAGCGGGGTCAAGACAGGAAACCGCCCTTCAGACGGAGAGGAAGATTCAGG ATTTACAAGAACAACTCGACAGCAAGATCCGCGAGCTGCAGGGCAAAGGAGACACCATCACAACCG TGCTGGAGGTCATTTCTGTGCGGAGTAAGATTACAATCGTGCAGAAAACGATCAGGTACTACACTGAGAAGTCAAGGACCAATGCTGCTG AGATCGAGAGGCAGTGGAGGAAAACGATTGAGCTACTTAAACAAAAGATCTTGCAGTTGAATGATGAtgaaaacaacaaagaactTA CCAAAGAGATTTTGGAGCTGCAGGGCGAGGTGATGCGGCTGACGGGATTAAGGATGACGGCCCAGGAGACACTGGAAATCAAACTTAAAG AGGTTAGAGAAGATCTAGAGGTGACCAAGAAGCGGGAGCAATTCCTACAGAAACAGTTGCAGGATGCAGACTACGCCCTGGCACAGCAGA TCATGAAAATCATCATGATTATGGAGGAGCTGAGAGAGCAGAGCCAGCTCACGTCAACAGGTCAAACCCGAG ACGTTTTGACTCAGCTTCAGGCCTATAAGCAAGACTATGCCAAAGCTCAGACGGAAATCACGG ACCTGCAGCAAAAACTGCGACAGTTACAAGAGGCCTGTTCTGGACCTGAGGGAAAATATAACA GTGTGAAGGTTGAGTTAGAGCAGAAGATTGCAGAACTGAATCAAACTGAGGACTCCAGCGCAGCTCTCA TTTTGAGTTTGATAAACCTCCATGGTGAACTAAAGGCTCTAAAGAAACAGATCTCAACTACAGACGATGCAGACATGATTTCAA agctgcagaagCAACTGCAGGAGAAACAAAAACACCTGGACTCGAAGGCTGCAGACATAAGCAGACTGACTGCCAGCCCACAACTAA ttTTAAAGATCATTGAGCTGCAGAATGACATACGGGACCTTCACAACAACGACAGCAATGACAACGCTGAAGAAATAAgtg AGTTACAAAACAGAGTTAATGGTCTCCTCACTGAATTAGACGACAGAAGCCCAGACAGCACAAAACTGA ttattCAAATCTTGACGCTCCAGAGTCAGGTGGAGTATCTGCGGAGACAGCTGTCAAAGTCTGAGGTGGCACCAAACACAAGTGTAACCG AGCTCAAAAATGAACTTGCGTCCAAGGAGAAAGAGCTGCAGCAACATGTTAGCGAGCTGAAGGAGAAGAACCAGACAAACGCCAATTTGA TTCTGAGCATCACTGATCTGGAACACCAACTCAGGAAAATTGAAAGAGAAAAGCAAACCGAGGACAAAGCAGCTTCTGCTACAATATCTA AGCTGAGGAAAGAACTGAGCCTCAAGGAAAAGGAGCATGATCGTGATCAGGCTTTGATCAAAG CTCTACAAAACAGTGTGAACGAGACAGAGGTGCAGTGCTCTGCACATGAGCAGAAAATTACAG ctcTGCAGAATGAACTGGATACCAAACTGGAGGAACTGAAGTCCAAATCTGACACGGTCACTTCACTTG CTCTTCAGGTTTCCACATTATCGGGGCAACTGGCAGAATTGAAACAGCAACTTCAAGACTCTCCACCCAAATCCAAGCTAGAGG aGCTGCAGAGAATTATAGATGAAAAGAGTCGAGAGCTGGACACGAAAAAGGATGCGCTGAAAGAACGGAGTTCTCAAGCACAAAGGC TTCTGCAGATTATTTTGCTGCAAGTAGAGATTGCGAAACTGGGAAATGAGGCGGTGAATGATACAGATTTTGCCAATATTGCAG CACTCCAAGACCATCTCACATACTTGATTGATGGAATTAAAGACTCAAAGAATGAAACCACAAAACTGA CATTTCAAATCTTGTCTCAGCAAGATGAAATATTCAGACTGAAGAAGCAGCAAGATAGTCAGCTGAAAGAACAAGCCAAGCGAATTAAAG ACCTGGAGGACGAACAAGAGTACATCAGAAGTCAGATACAAGAAAAAACCAGGTTGTTGAATATGAGGGATGTGAGGATTGCCAATCTGT CTGCTGACATCATGGAACTTCACAAGAAGATCCAACCGCTGACGGACGAAGTATCGGACCTCAAAGAGACATATGATGGGAACCTTGCAG AACTGCAAGAACGACTCAATTTAACAAAGAGTCAACTGCAAGACTGTGAACTCCAACTGCAGCATGCTGACGCAAAGAACTTCAAATTAA CAATGACCATCACCAATCTGAGGATGGAGTTGAAGAAGGCCAAAAAAGAGGCATCCAGAAATCCTAAAAAGAATATCGCTG ACCTGGAACAACAGCTTGAAACCCAAAAAAGCCAGAACAGGAATCTTGAAAGCACAAACAAGG GCTTAGAGCAACAGGTCAGAGAGCTGGACATGTGCTGCACAGTCAACAACCAATGTGAAG ACGTGCAAAAAAAACTGCAGCAGAGCCAAGAGGATGCAGATAGCCTccttctgcagctgcaggagaagGATGCAGCTCTAAAAAAGTCGCAGCAGGACTTTGAGAGACTGGGCCGTGACAAAGCCAAACTGCAAGAGAACTACAACA ATCTCTTGAAGAAGCAGGGTGATGTGGACGATAGGATGATCTTTCCCT CAAGTATAACTCTGGATCCAGATACTGCACACCCGAGACTAGTGCTAGGTGAGGGTAACACCGCGGTATCCACCACTAACAACGTGCAAAATGTCCAGGACCTTCCAGGCAGATATGACGTGAGTCTCGCCGTCTTGGGCACCACCGGCTACTCCAGTGGCCGACATTACTGGGAGGTGTCGGTAGCCGGAAAGATCTGCTACCACCTTGGGATGACCAGCGAATCTGCTCGGAGAAAGGGGTCGCTGTCATTCAAGCCAGCGAATGGTTTCTGGACTATAGTCCTGGACAAACAGGGTCAGCTCAAAGCTATTGATAGGAAAGCTGTTGTTCTTGCCTCACAGACGCAACCCCTCTCACTGGGCGTCCTGTTAGACTACAGCAAGGGATCCATTTCCTTTTATGATGCAGGCGACAGAACTCACATGTACACTTTTTCAGGTCAGACGTTTACCGACAAAATGTATCCATTTATCAATTATTGTGTTGAAGATGTCCAAAATCCAAGTCCAATAGTTTTAGTTCCACCCGGATCCACTGACTGGATACAATAA
- the dhrs1 gene encoding dehydrogenase/reductase SDR family member 1, with translation MSLSGWVCVVTGASRGIGRGIALQLSEAGATVYITGRQENTLKETAAQVSERGGKCVPVVCDSTKDEDIEELFERIKREQNGRLDVLVNNAYAGVQSIFENMGRKFWETDPSIWDSINNAGLRGHYFFSVYGSRMMVAQGHGLIVIVSSMGGLSYLFNVSYGVGKAACDRLAADMAFELKRRGVASVSLWPGAVQTELLSELVLQKGEPQGLDSKMVEVMRNGETTELSGKCIVNLAKDPNLMSLTGKVLMTCDLARRYGIKDVDGRSVADYTSLKFLLAQSPYLSWLSVIVPSFLRVPRFVLTLANSRF, from the exons ATGTCCCTGTCTGGGTGGGTGTGCGTGGTCACGGGGGCCTCCAGGGGCATCGGCAGAGGAATAGCTCTCCAGCTGTCTGAGGCAGGAGCCACCGTTTACATCACCGGCCGCCAGGAGAACACTCTGAAAGAAACTGCTGCACAG GTCAGTGAGAGAGGTGGGAAATGTGTGCCAGTTGTATGTGATTCTACAAAAGATGAAGACATTGAGGAACTTTTTGAACGCATCAAACGTGAACAGAATGGCAGATTGGACGTCCTGGTTAATAATGCCTATGCTGGAGTACAG TCTATCTTTGAGAACATGGGGAGGAAGTTTTGGGAAACCGATCCATCAATTTGGGATTCCATCAACAATGCAGGCCTCAG GGGTCACTACTTTTTCTCAGTTTATGGCTCCCGGATGATGGTGGCACAAGGTCACGGTTTGATCGTGATCGTTTCATCCATGGGTGGGCTGAGTTACCTGTTCAATGTGTCATATGGAGTTGGGAAAGCTGCA TGTGACAGGCTGGCAGCAGACATGGCCTTTGAGCTAAAGAGAAGGGGCGTGGCTTCTGTCAGCCTGTGGCCAGGAGCCGTTCAAACAGAGTTGTTATCTGAGCTTGTCCTGCAGAAAGGGGAACCACAAGGTTTGGACTCCAAG ATGGTAGAAGTAATGAGAAATGGAGAAACCACAGAACTGAGTGGGAAGTGCATTGTCAACCTGGCAAAAG ATCCAAATCTCATGTCGCTGACTGGGAAGGTGCTCATGACTTGTGACCTGGCGAGGCGCTACGGGATAAAAGATGTTGATG GGCGGAGTGTGGCTGATTATACTTCTCTAAAATTCTTGCTGGCTCAGAGCCCGTACCTCTCTTGGCTCTCAGTTATCGTCCCCTCGTTCCTGCGTGTGCCGCGCTTTGTGCTCACTCTGGCAAACAGCCGCTTCTAA
- the si:ch211-14a17.10 gene encoding golgin subfamily A member 4 isoform X2, which translates to MNQLLEVYDGEAFQILKLMALTREVSALQKMVERGPSSTETRTEFRILQRNLQEKTAELNAKTQELKRNQPNSALILQIISLQSQIWDLQQAGSRQETALQTERKIQDLQEQLDSKIRELQGKGDTITTVLEVISVRSKITIVQKTIRYYTEKSRTNAAEIERQWRKTIELLKQKILQLNDDENNKELTKEILELQGEVMRLTGLRMTAQETLEIKLKEVREDLEVTKKREQFLQKQLQDADYALAQQIMKIIMIMEELREQSQLTSTGQTRDVLTQLQAYKQDYAKAQTEITDLQQKLRQLQEACSGPEGKYNSVKVELEQKIAELNQTEDSSAALILSLINLHGELKALKKQISTTDDADMISKLQKQLQEKQKHLDSKAADISRLTASPQLILKIIELQNDIRDLHNNDSNDNAEEISELQNRVNGLLTELDDRSPDSTKLIIQILTLQSQVEYLRRQLSKSEVAPNTSVTELKNELASKEKELQQHVSELKEKNQTNANLILSITDLEHQLRKIEREKQTEDKAASATISKLRKELSLKEKEHDRDQALIKALQNSVNETEVQCSAHEQKITALQNELDTKLEELKSKSDTVTSLALQVSTLSGQLAELKQQLQDSPPKSKLEELQRIIDEKSRELDTKKDALKERSSQAQRLLQIILLQVEIAKLGNEAVNDTDFANIAALQDHLTYLIDGIKDSKNETTKLTFQILSQQDEIFRLKKQQDSQLKEQAKRIKDLEDEQEYIRSQIQEKTRLLNMRDVRIANLSADIMELHKKIQPLTDEVSDLKETYDGNLAELQERLNLTKSQLQDCELQLQHADAKNFKLTMTITNLRMELKKAKKEASRNPKKNIADLEQQLETQKSQNRNLESTNKGLEQQVRELDMCCTVNNQCEDVQKKLQQSQEDADSLLLQLQEKDAALKKSQQDFERLGRDKAKLQENYNNLLKKQGDVDDRMIFPSSITLDPDTAHPRLVLGEGNTAVSTTNNVQNVQDLPGRYDVSLAVLGTTGYSSGRHYWEVSVAGKICYHLGMTSESARRKGSLSFKPANGFWTIVLDKQGQLKAIDRKAVVLASQTQPLSLGVLLDYSKGSISFYDAGDRTHMYTFSGQTFTDKMYPFINYCVEDVQNPSPIVLVPPGSTDWIQ; encoded by the exons ATGaaccagctgctggaggtgtaTGACGGCGAAGCATTCCAGA TACTGAAATTAATGGCGCTCACTAGAGAGGTCAGCGCTTTACAGAAGATGGTTGAACGCGGGCCTAGTTCTACTGAAACTCGTACTGAATTCAGAA TTCTGCAGAGAAATCTGCAAGAGAAGACCGCTGAACTGAATGCAAAGACACAGGAATTGAAGAGGAACCAGCCCAACTCAGCTCTCA TTTTACAGATAATCTCCCTACAAAGTCAGATCTGGGACTTACAGCAAGCGGGGTCAAGACAGGAAACCGCCCTTCAGACGGAGAGGAAGATTCAGG ATTTACAAGAACAACTCGACAGCAAGATCCGCGAGCTGCAGGGCAAAGGAGACACCATCACAACCG TGCTGGAGGTCATTTCTGTGCGGAGTAAGATTACAATCGTGCAGAAAACGATCAGGTACTACACTGAGAAGTCAAGGACCAATGCTGCTG AGATCGAGAGGCAGTGGAGGAAAACGATTGAGCTACTTAAACAAAAGATCTTGCAGTTGAATGATGAtgaaaacaacaaagaactTA CCAAAGAGATTTTGGAGCTGCAGGGCGAGGTGATGCGGCTGACGGGATTAAGGATGACGGCCCAGGAGACACTGGAAATCAAACTTAAAG AGGTTAGAGAAGATCTAGAGGTGACCAAGAAGCGGGAGCAATTCCTACAGAAACAGTTGCAGGATGCAGACTACGCCCTGGCACAGCAGA TCATGAAAATCATCATGATTATGGAGGAGCTGAGAGAGCAGAGCCAGCTCACGTCAACAGGTCAAACCCGAG ACGTTTTGACTCAGCTTCAGGCCTATAAGCAAGACTATGCCAAAGCTCAGACGGAAATCACGG ACCTGCAGCAAAAACTGCGACAGTTACAAGAGGCCTGTTCTGGACCTGAGGGAAAATATAACA GTGTGAAGGTTGAGTTAGAGCAGAAGATTGCAGAACTGAATCAAACTGAGGACTCCAGCGCAGCTCTCA TTTTGAGTTTGATAAACCTCCATGGTGAACTAAAGGCTCTAAAGAAACAGATCTCAACTACAGACGATGCAGACATGATTTCAA agctgcagaagCAACTGCAGGAGAAACAAAAACACCTGGACTCGAAGGCTGCAGACATAAGCAGACTGACTGCCAGCCCACAACTAA ttTTAAAGATCATTGAGCTGCAGAATGACATACGGGACCTTCACAACAACGACAGCAATGACAACGCTGAAGAAATAAgtg AGTTACAAAACAGAGTTAATGGTCTCCTCACTGAATTAGACGACAGAAGCCCAGACAGCACAAAACTGA ttattCAAATCTTGACGCTCCAGAGTCAGGTGGAGTATCTGCGGAGACAGCTGTCAAAGTCTGAGGTGGCACCAAACACAAGTGTAACCG AGCTCAAAAATGAACTTGCGTCCAAGGAGAAAGAGCTGCAGCAACATGTTAGCGAGCTGAAGGAGAAGAACCAGACAAACGCCAATTTGA TTCTGAGCATCACTGATCTGGAACACCAACTCAGGAAAATTGAAAGAGAAAAGCAAACCGAGGACAAAGCAGCTTCTGCTACAATATCTA AGCTGAGGAAAGAACTGAGCCTCAAGGAAAAGGAGCATGATCGTGATCAGGCTTTGATCAAAG CTCTACAAAACAGTGTGAACGAGACAGAGGTGCAGTGCTCTGCACATGAGCAGAAAATTACAG ctcTGCAGAATGAACTGGATACCAAACTGGAGGAACTGAAGTCCAAATCTGACACGGTCACTTCACTTG CTCTTCAGGTTTCCACATTATCGGGGCAACTGGCAGAATTGAAACAGCAACTTCAAGACTCTCCACCCAAATCCAAGCTAGAGG aGCTGCAGAGAATTATAGATGAAAAGAGTCGAGAGCTGGACACGAAAAAGGATGCGCTGAAAGAACGGAGTTCTCAAGCACAAAGGC TTCTGCAGATTATTTTGCTGCAAGTAGAGATTGCGAAACTGGGAAATGAGGCGGTGAATGATACAGATTTTGCCAATATTGCAG CACTCCAAGACCATCTCACATACTTGATTGATGGAATTAAAGACTCAAAGAATGAAACCACAAAACTGA CATTTCAAATCTTGTCTCAGCAAGATGAAATATTCAGACTGAAGAAGCAGCAAGATAGTCAGCTGAAAGAACAAGCCAAGCGAATTAAAG ACCTGGAGGACGAACAAGAGTACATCAGAAGTCAGATACAAGAAAAAACCAGGTTGTTGAATATGAGGGATGTGAGGATTGCCAATCTGT CTGCTGACATCATGGAACTTCACAAGAAGATCCAACCGCTGACGGACGAAGTATCGGACCTCAAAGAGACATATGATGGGAACCTTGCAG AACTGCAAGAACGACTCAATTTAACAAAGAGTCAACTGCAAGACTGTGAACTCCAACTGCAGCATGCTGACGCAAAGAACTTCAAATTAA CAATGACCATCACCAATCTGAGGATGGAGTTGAAGAAGGCCAAAAAAGAGGCATCCAGAAATCCTAAAAAGAATATCGCTG ACCTGGAACAACAGCTTGAAACCCAAAAAAGCCAGAACAGGAATCTTGAAAGCACAAACAAGG GCTTAGAGCAACAGGTCAGAGAGCTGGACATGTGCTGCACAGTCAACAACCAATGTGAAG ACGTGCAAAAAAAACTGCAGCAGAGCCAAGAGGATGCAGATAGCCTccttctgcagctgcaggagaagGATGCAGCTCTAAAAAAGTCGCAGCAGGACTTTGAGAGACTGGGCCGTGACAAAGCCAAACTGCAAGAGAACTACAACA ATCTCTTGAAGAAGCAGGGTGATGTGGACGATAGGATGATCTTTCCCT CAAGTATAACTCTGGATCCAGATACTGCACACCCGAGACTAGTGCTAGGTGAGGGTAACACCGCGGTATCCACCACTAACAACGTGCAAAATGTCCAGGACCTTCCAGGCAGATATGACGTGAGTCTCGCCGTCTTGGGCACCACCGGCTACTCCAGTGGCCGACATTACTGGGAGGTGTCGGTAGCCGGAAAGATCTGCTACCACCTTGGGATGACCAGCGAATCTGCTCGGAGAAAGGGGTCGCTGTCATTCAAGCCAGCGAATGGTTTCTGGACTATAGTCCTGGACAAACAGGGTCAGCTCAAAGCTATTGATAGGAAAGCTGTTGTTCTTGCCTCACAGACGCAACCCCTCTCACTGGGCGTCCTGTTAGACTACAGCAAGGGATCCATTTCCTTTTATGATGCAGGCGACAGAACTCACATGTACACTTTTTCAGGTCAGACGTTTACCGACAAAATGTATCCATTTATCAATTATTGTGTTGAAGATGTCCAAAATCCAAGTCCAATAGTTTTAGTTCCACCCGGATCCACTGACTGGATACAATAA
- the homeza gene encoding homeobox and leucine zipper encoding a yields MASYTEHGGRNGQHVDTNESFEGKVKKTEFEEKLEVKCSSKELTHSASSDENNASSVASFTTNHNSVVCLPLVSEGLKLVWTQADQTRELDSIPELVHAFNLFPYPSSREVSTLARLCALPLDKVKVWFMVQRIKYGISWSSEEIEETRRKLAVPELYDDSAETNEEAKPKSKSVEELVIEDENSGEEEIGGTSFVTQVQNSKSESGDSCKTTKTAPPCFSSTLPPPQDSYFYHPPADSPASTAGDVSLDLSESASRHHRHGRYKKSKAQLAALRRSFLKENWPAEAELRRLQEETGLSRNDIRKWFSDSRYQLRVGRGSLAAAQNYSHQTVVGGKHDPQSQPLPLVNPKSQLSEVKGQDGTRNNGIRNSHFFQTFLSNSLEAFGEKVLEMQGHEVVEELSGDEESFKDEEQSEEQPLQLIKTCKIEPDVVEELKSSPRSSPSGSPPLTTPPNKPLSQRFRTSKKSVHSAKYSPLLTPECLSGASTSTSPLLTPGGRPRKTKEQLSLLKEYFLQCQWPTSEDYTELVKITSLPRADVIQWFGDTRYAVKNGQLRWVKGIRDHFLAELASQQSSSGLTNGSGTSNRGGRKRKSPANGSGSFTPDTQPLVAYYLSTGPLHEKDLDTLCKKSKMGYQQVRDWFATQDGDKTVQDPAVVQEPAVAEEHVAEEHL; encoded by the coding sequence ATGGCATCGTACACAGAACATGGTGGCAGAAATGGACAACATGTAGACACAAATGAGTCCTTTGaaggaaaagtaaaaaagacAGAATTTGAAGAAAAGCTTGAAGTCAAATGCTCCTCCAAGGAATTGACTCACTCTGCCAGCTCAGACGAAAACAACGCAAGTAGTGTGGCGAGCTTCACCACCAACCACAACTCCGTTGTGTGCCTGCCTCTGGTCTCAGAGGGACTGAAACTGGTGTGGACCCAGGCCGATCAGACCCGAGAACTCGATTCAATCCCAGAACTGGTCCATGCCTTTAACTTATTTCCGTACCCGTCATCCCGGGAGGTGAGCACTCTGGCCCGACTATGTGCCTTGCCACTGGACAAAGTGAAAGTGTGGTTTATGGTACAGAGGATTAAATACGGTATTAGCTGGTCGTCTGAGGAGATCGAGGAGACGCGACGGAAACTGGCGGTACCTGAGCTGTACGATGACTCTGCTGAAACAAACGAAGAAGCAAAACCCAAGAGCAAAAGTGTGGAGGAATTAGTAATTGAGGACGAGAACAGCGGAGAGGAGGAGATTGGTGGAACCAGCTTCGTCACCCAAGTGCAGAACTCAAAGAGCGAGTCGGGAGATTCGTGTAAAACAACCAAAACCGCCCCCCCTTGTTTCAGTTCCACGCTCCCACCTCCCCAGGATTCATACTTTTACCACCCCCCAGCAGACTCTCCCGCAAGCACAGCGGGGGATGTCTCCCTCGACCTATCAGAGTCAGCCTCACGACACCACCGCCACGGACGCTATAAAAAATCCAAAGCTCAACTTGCTGCGCTGCGCAGAAGTTTTCTAAAGGAGAACTGGCCTGCAGAGGCGGAGCTCAGACGTCTGCAAGAAGAAACGGGGCTGAGTCGCAACGACATACGTAAATGGTTCAGCGACAGCCGTTACCAGCTAAGAGTTGGTAGAGGAAGTCTGGCAGCGGCCCAGAACTATTCTCACCAAACCGTTGTTGGAGGTAAACATGATCCACAGTCTCAACCTCTTCCACTTGTTAATCCAAAATCTCAGCTCAGTGAGGTGAAAGGCCAGGACGGAACACGTAACAATGGAATTAGAAATTCACATTtcttccagacttttttgtctaaCAGCCTGGAAGCATTTGGGGAAAAGGTCCTTGAGATGCAAGGGCACGAAGTCGTGGAGGAGCTTTCTGGAGACGAAGAAAGTTTTAAAGATGAGGAACAAAGTGAGGAACAACCTTTGCAGTTGATTAAGACTTGCAAGATTGAGCCGGATGTTGTTGAGGAATTAAAATCTTCTCCCAGATCTTCCCCCTCCGGGAGTCCACCGCTGACTACCCCACCTAATAAACCACTTTCACAGAGATTTCGTACGTCAAAGAAGTCGGTGCATTCAGCAAAATACAGCCCTTTACTGACACCCGAGTGCCTCTCGGGGGCTTCCACGTCTACGTCCCCTCTTCTCACTCCAGGTGGGCGACCCAGAAAGACCAAGGAGCAGTTGAGTCTGCTAAAGGAGTACTTTCTGCAGTGTCAGTGGCCCACGAGTGAAGATTACACTGAACTTGTTAAAATTACAAGTTTACCCAGAGCAGATGTTATTCAGTGGTTTGGTGACACGCGATATGCAGTCAAAAACGGTCAGTTACGCTGGGTGAAGGGTATCCGCGATCACTTCTTGGCAGAACTTGCTtcccagcaaagcagcagtggtttgACGAATGGAAGTGGGACCTCCAACCGGGGTGGCCGTAAAAGAAAATCTCCAGCAAATGGATCAGGCTCGTTTACCCCCGATACTCAGCCGTTGGTAGCATACTACCTTTCAACGGGCCCACTACACGAAAAAGATCTTGACACCCTATGCAAGAAATCGAAAATGGGTTACCAGCAGGTGCGAGACTGGTTTGCGACTCAGGATGGTGATAAGACTGTGCAAGACCCTGCTGTTGTGCAAGAACCCGCTGTTGCTGAAGAGCATGTTGCTGAAGAGCATTTGTAA